From Kineosporia succinea, the proteins below share one genomic window:
- a CDS encoding PHP domain-containing protein, with the protein MPQSHTPSSFTHLRVASGYSLRYGASNPYQLVEQAVGEGLTSLALTDRDGLYGAIKFIDACERAGITPALGVNLAVEPLFPGGRRRRVGAAAPTRSTGEGLSARFAGEGLSARFAGEASSTRLTGEASSARFAGGASSVRAVGGTSPAWAEVLGRGGPGHRDVPESARRVPVRGGASVDPRLPRVTVLALASGAGTGLRKGQGWGRLCRLVTATHLRGERGQPISTTELVTGHAQIDGVPALTVLLGPDSEYGRAVLAGRADLALAVLEHWRSLVPPACLAVEIVHHRGPQGVTASLGHAARMLNLARQAGVPAVLTNAVRHATRDGAITVDVLDAARRLVAIDSRHLDRTTSEGYLVGDAEMTRRAHEIAEAAGDLGLAGQMLSLTASLASRCLMRDPRDELGLREAHLPEDEVLGLAGRDANTELRQRCLDRIHTVYPRASRRELARIHQRLREELELVTHLTIPTYFLTIAKVCDLIRDMGVRVAARGSGAGSLINHLLGVSGVDPLRHDLLMERFATRHRAQLPDVDLDVESDRRTDVYEKLLDVFGGDRVSCVSMMDTYRARHAIRDVGAALGLPPGEVDTIAKSFPHIRARDVRSAIAELPELRASGLGSPRLGLLFDLVERLDGLPRHIALHPCGVLISDSGLLDRTPVEASWMGFPMSQFDKEDVEVIGLLKLDVLGIRMQSAMSYAVQEIARVDGPGAVTAGNHEEVADYIDQHGLIDLDAVPHDDPATFSLIQSTRTLGCFQIESPGQRELVGKFAPETFHDLIIDISLFRPGPVKSDMVTPFLRARQHWVEPEYLHAALREVLEDTCGVVVFHEQVLKIVSIVTGCTLEDADEFRRAMGVPAMQEKNENWFRSHAARPRNDAGERVFDDADVNRIWAVLKAFASFGFCKAHAAAFALPTYQSAWLKAHHPAAFLAGVLTHDPGMYPKRLILDDARNFGIAVLPLDVNHSDGKYRVERLEAEVTGEEEQGEREDEGHGDEERGGKEDEGHGDEERGGKEDEGYGDEGRPGESSGPGAAKGAEEEGEWTVPGGWTVPDEWVAGASAQPEEVVPAKAGLSRAQSPSPVEPTPVTAASAHLVPVFEPDAAEVGTSGVLALRAGTETESRVVFGHRPDVMPVPDPAAVAGSVGSLARPGRQGGTPAGSLSFPGSLRITLPHLFADRLNPAMLPAPPLPFPESFGQTGPLDDTGTTTSLIPVALQPVPRKTPAPEPSAPEPPTPQAPAPEPVPVEHPPAPSPSKTDLVLPDGSPYGIRLSLAEVKGISEAEVQRIVANRPYQSLADFWHRAHVSRPIVERLIITGAFDSLYGLTDALPVPSRGSTTRRDLLLQLADLERWSRSLESGRARRKKDRNPPPPERFDESGGKDSSGVRRAAGLQSRSAAPVVAAEDHSVQLALDLGDAPDRIVPSGLPEMTSAERTRAELEVLGLDASRHVLEFYEPMLQALAVTRARDVRGRRSRAEILVAGVKVATQTPPIRTGRRVVFLTLDDSTGPVDATFFEDVQGPYASTVFHSWLLVVRGVLRKTGHRGVSLRATGAWELPVLWEAWVESGLEGVLEILHDDEPAGPDRTTPTRRTASTNRTADLPATTFHAGLVPADVGEATPGRVLGISRDDGALPGAGPTDWETPTGLPAGDHDGSGLPIPATRPPDPNQLRPNQSLPDQPWPDQSRPDQSRPNQSRPDQSRPDQPRPNQSWPNQSLPDQPRPDQSRPIQSRPATTPSTVDQPPATRRVLVHPSGFRQSPYADLKPPGGDTRETRRMQAAAQEARRDERRRRDEERRLQNRSAQDQQPDSRGPRTQDPAGEDEVRRRREPPRKLWHSSPGSSGR; encoded by the coding sequence ATGCCGCAATCCCACACCCCGTCCTCCTTCACCCACCTGCGCGTCGCCTCCGGGTATTCCCTCCGGTACGGCGCCTCGAACCCCTACCAGCTGGTCGAGCAGGCTGTCGGCGAGGGCCTGACCTCTCTCGCCCTGACCGACCGCGACGGCCTCTACGGGGCGATCAAGTTCATCGACGCCTGTGAGCGAGCCGGGATCACTCCGGCCCTCGGGGTGAATCTGGCCGTGGAACCGCTCTTTCCGGGCGGCCGGCGGCGCCGGGTGGGGGCGGCCGCCCCTACCCGGTCCACCGGTGAGGGATTGTCGGCCCGGTTCGCCGGTGAGGGATTGTCGGCCCGGTTCGCCGGTGAGGCGTCGTCGACCAGGCTCACCGGTGAGGCGTCGTCGGCCCGGTTCGCCGGAGGGGCGTCGTCGGTCCGGGCCGTCGGGGGGACGTCCCCGGCCTGGGCCGAGGTGCTCGGCCGAGGTGGGCCGGGCCACCGGGATGTGCCGGAATCCGCGCGCCGGGTTCCGGTGCGGGGCGGCGCCAGCGTGGACCCTCGTCTTCCCCGGGTCACCGTGCTGGCGCTCGCTTCCGGTGCGGGCACCGGGCTCCGGAAGGGCCAGGGCTGGGGTCGTCTGTGCCGGCTGGTCACGGCCACCCACCTGAGAGGTGAACGGGGACAGCCGATCAGCACCACCGAACTCGTCACCGGTCACGCCCAGATCGACGGCGTGCCCGCGCTCACGGTCCTGCTCGGTCCGGACTCCGAGTACGGGCGGGCCGTGCTCGCAGGCCGGGCCGACCTCGCCCTGGCCGTGCTCGAGCACTGGCGGTCTCTCGTGCCGCCGGCCTGCCTGGCGGTCGAGATCGTGCACCACCGCGGCCCGCAGGGGGTCACGGCCAGTCTCGGGCACGCCGCCCGGATGCTGAACCTGGCCCGGCAGGCCGGGGTGCCGGCCGTGCTCACCAACGCCGTGCGGCACGCCACCCGCGACGGCGCGATCACGGTCGACGTGCTCGACGCCGCGCGTCGGCTGGTGGCCATCGACTCCCGCCACCTCGACCGCACCACCAGCGAGGGGTACCTCGTCGGTGACGCCGAGATGACCCGCCGGGCCCACGAGATCGCCGAGGCCGCAGGAGATCTCGGGCTCGCCGGCCAGATGCTGAGCCTGACCGCGTCGCTGGCGTCACGGTGCCTGATGCGAGACCCGCGTGACGAGCTGGGTCTCCGCGAGGCGCACCTGCCCGAAGACGAGGTGCTGGGCCTGGCCGGAAGAGACGCGAACACCGAGCTGAGGCAGCGCTGCCTCGACCGGATCCACACCGTCTACCCCCGGGCGAGCCGGCGCGAACTGGCCCGGATCCACCAGCGGCTCAGGGAAGAGCTGGAACTCGTCACCCACCTGACCATCCCGACCTACTTCCTCACCATCGCCAAGGTCTGCGACCTGATCCGCGACATGGGGGTGCGGGTGGCGGCCCGGGGCTCGGGGGCGGGCAGCCTGATCAACCACCTGCTCGGCGTCTCCGGGGTCGACCCGCTGCGGCACGACCTGCTGATGGAACGGTTCGCCACCCGGCACCGGGCCCAGCTGCCCGACGTCGACCTGGACGTCGAGTCCGACCGGCGCACCGACGTCTACGAGAAGCTGCTCGACGTCTTCGGTGGAGACCGGGTCAGCTGCGTCTCGATGATGGACACCTACCGCGCCCGCCACGCCATCCGTGACGTCGGCGCCGCGCTCGGCCTGCCGCCCGGCGAGGTGGACACGATCGCCAAGTCGTTCCCGCACATCCGGGCACGCGACGTGCGCTCGGCCATCGCCGAACTGCCCGAGCTGAGGGCCTCCGGCCTCGGGAGTCCGCGCCTGGGCCTGCTGTTCGACCTGGTCGAGCGGCTCGACGGGTTGCCCCGGCACATCGCGCTGCACCCCTGCGGCGTGCTCATCTCCGACAGCGGCCTGCTCGACCGCACGCCGGTCGAGGCCAGCTGGATGGGCTTCCCGATGAGTCAGTTCGACAAGGAGGACGTCGAGGTGATCGGCCTGCTCAAGCTCGACGTCCTGGGCATCCGCATGCAGTCGGCGATGTCGTACGCGGTGCAGGAGATCGCCCGGGTGGACGGGCCCGGGGCCGTCACCGCCGGGAACCACGAGGAAGTCGCCGACTACATCGACCAGCACGGCCTGATCGACCTCGACGCCGTACCCCACGACGACCCGGCCACGTTCTCGCTGATCCAGAGCACCCGCACGCTGGGCTGCTTCCAGATCGAGTCACCCGGCCAGCGCGAGCTCGTGGGCAAGTTCGCTCCCGAGACCTTCCACGACCTGATCATCGACATCTCCCTGTTCCGCCCCGGCCCGGTGAAGTCCGACATGGTCACCCCCTTCCTGCGGGCCCGGCAGCACTGGGTCGAGCCCGAGTACCTGCACGCCGCTCTCCGCGAGGTGCTCGAAGACACCTGCGGTGTGGTCGTCTTCCACGAGCAGGTGCTGAAGATCGTCAGCATCGTCACCGGCTGCACGCTGGAAGACGCCGACGAGTTCCGGCGTGCCATGGGCGTCCCCGCGATGCAGGAGAAGAACGAGAACTGGTTCCGCAGTCACGCCGCGCGTCCCCGCAACGACGCCGGCGAGCGGGTGTTCGACGACGCCGACGTCAACCGGATCTGGGCCGTGCTCAAGGCTTTCGCCTCGTTCGGGTTCTGCAAGGCCCACGCCGCGGCCTTCGCCCTGCCCACCTACCAGTCGGCCTGGCTGAAGGCGCATCACCCGGCGGCGTTCCTGGCCGGCGTGCTCACTCACGACCCGGGCATGTACCCCAAGCGCCTGATCCTCGACGACGCACGCAATTTCGGCATCGCGGTTCTCCCGCTCGACGTGAACCACTCCGACGGGAAATACCGGGTGGAACGCCTCGAGGCCGAGGTGACGGGGGAGGAGGAGCAGGGCGAGCGTGAGGACGAGGGACACGGCGACGAGGAACGCGGCGGCAAGGAGGACGAGGGACACGGCGACGAGGAACGCGGCGGCAAGGAGGACGAGGGGTACGGGGACGAAGGGCGGCCGGGAGAGTCGTCGGGGCCGGGAGCCGCGAAGGGTGCCGAAGAGGAAGGGGAATGGACGGTTCCGGGCGGCTGGACCGTACCGGACGAGTGGGTCGCCGGGGCGAGTGCACAGCCCGAAGAGGTCGTGCCGGCGAAAGCTGGTCTGAGTCGGGCGCAGTCACCGAGCCCGGTGGAGCCGACACCGGTGACAGCGGCATCGGCGCATCTCGTGCCGGTGTTCGAGCCAGACGCTGCCGAGGTCGGTACGTCCGGGGTCCTCGCACTCCGCGCCGGGACGGAGACCGAATCGCGAGTCGTGTTCGGCCACCGTCCGGACGTCATGCCGGTCCCCGATCCGGCTGCCGTCGCGGGCTCCGTGGGATCCCTCGCCCGCCCCGGCCGTCAAGGAGGAACTCCCGCCGGTTCGCTCAGTTTCCCGGGCAGCCTGCGTATCACCCTGCCCCACCTCTTCGCCGATCGGCTGAACCCGGCCATGTTGCCGGCACCTCCCCTTCCGTTCCCCGAGTCGTTCGGGCAGACCGGACCGCTCGACGACACCGGGACCACGACGTCCCTCATCCCCGTTGCCCTCCAGCCGGTGCCCCGAAAGACACCCGCCCCCGAGCCGTCCGCCCCCGAACCGCCCACCCCCCAAGCGCCGGCCCCCGAACCAGTACCGGTCGAGCACCCACCCGCCCCGTCGCCGTCCAAGACCGACCTGGTTCTGCCCGACGGCAGCCCCTACGGAATCCGCCTGTCCCTCGCCGAGGTCAAGGGCATCAGCGAGGCCGAGGTGCAACGGATCGTGGCCAACCGTCCCTACCAGTCCCTGGCCGACTTCTGGCACCGCGCGCACGTGTCCCGTCCGATTGTCGAAAGACTCATCATCACCGGTGCTTTCGACTCCCTCTACGGCCTCACCGATGCGCTGCCGGTGCCGTCCCGAGGTAGCACCACCCGGCGCGACCTCCTGCTCCAGCTCGCCGACCTGGAACGCTGGAGCCGCTCGCTGGAGAGTGGCCGGGCCCGCAGGAAGAAAGACAGGAACCCGCCACCCCCGGAACGGTTCGACGAGTCCGGGGGCAAGGACAGCAGCGGGGTCCGGCGCGCCGCAGGCCTCCAGTCCCGGTCGGCCGCCCCCGTGGTCGCGGCGGAAGACCACTCCGTCCAGCTCGCCCTCGACCTCGGTGACGCCCCCGACCGCATCGTCCCCAGTGGCCTGCCCGAGATGACCAGCGCCGAGCGCACCCGCGCCGAGCTCGAGGTGCTCGGTCTGGACGCCAGCCGTCACGTGCTCGAGTTCTACGAGCCGATGCTGCAGGCGCTCGCGGTCACCCGGGCACGTGACGTCCGGGGCCGGCGCAGCCGCGCGGAGATCCTCGTCGCCGGCGTGAAGGTGGCCACCCAGACCCCGCCGATCCGCACCGGCCGCCGCGTCGTCTTCCTCACCCTCGACGACTCGACCGGCCCGGTGGACGCGACCTTCTTCGAAGACGTCCAGGGCCCGTACGCGAGCACGGTCTTCCACTCCTGGCTCCTGGTGGTGCGCGGGGTGCTCCGCAAGACCGGGCACCGCGGGGTCTCGCTGCGCGCCACCGGCGCCTGGGAACTCCCGGTGCTCTGGGAGGCCTGGGTGGAGTCCGGCCTGGAGGGAGTGCTGGAGATCCTGCACGACGACGAACCGGCCGGCCCTGACCGCACGACACCCACCCGTCGCACCGCGTCCACGAACCGCACAGCCGATCTGCCCGCCACCACCTTCCACGCCGGGCTGGTCCCGGCCGACGTGGGAGAGGCGACCCCCGGCCGTGTCCTCGGCATCAGCCGCGACGACGGCGCCCTGCCCGGCGCCGGTCCCACCGACTGGGAGACACCCACCGGCCTGCCCGCCGGCGACCACGACGGTTCCGGTCTCCCGATCCCGGCCACCCGTCCACCCGACCCGAATCAGCTCCGGCCGAACCAGTCCCTCCCGGACCAGCCCTGGCCGGATCAGTCCCGCCCGGACCAGTCCCGCCCGAATCAGTCCCGGCCGGACCAGTCCCGCCCGGACCAGCCCCGGCCGAATCAGTCCTGGCCGAACCAGTCCCTCCCGGACCAGCCCCGGCCGGACCAGTCCCGCCCGATCCAGTCCCGCCCCGCCACCACCCCGTCCACCGTCGATCAACCACCGGCGACCCGCCGCGTACTCGTTCACCCCAGCGGTTTCCGCCAGTCGCCCTACGCCGACCTCAAACCCCCGGGCGGCGACACCCGCGAGACCCGCCGCATGCAGGCCGCCGCTCAGGAGGCCCGTCGCGACGAACGGCGCCGCCGCGACGAAGAACGCCGGTTGCAGAACCGCTCGGCGCAAGATCAGCAACCAGATTCCCGAGGCCCCCGGACCCAGGATCCGGCCGGAGAGGACGAGGTCCGGCGCCGCCGGGAACCCCCGCGCAAACTCTGGCACTCCAGCCCCGGAAGCTCCGGCCGATGA